From the genome of Streptomyces sp. NBC_01304:
AACATGGTGCCGGTCTCGGCGGCGGCCCGCTCGATGACCTGGTTGAGATGGCCCTGCAGGTTGCGCAGGTAGGGCACGTCGCCCTCCGCGACGGGCATCTTGGCGAAGCAGGACCGGTCCGCCTTCGCCGGCACGATCCACGGGTAGCCGATGATGGCGATGCGGGCGTCCGGAGCCTTGGCCCGGACCGCCTTCAATGCGGCCCTGACCGCCGGATACGTACCCGATTCGATCTTGTCGTCGAAGCTGCTGCCGTAGAGGTCCTTGCAGGGGCTGCCCTTGCCGCCGGTGAGAATCCCGGCCGAGCCGCAGGCGAGGATCGCGCTGATGAAGGTGTTGTTGTCGTTGCCGCCGATGGTCATCGTCACCAGCCGGGTGTCGCCGCGCACCGCGTCCAACTGTGGGGCGACACCCGGGTATTGGGATCCGGCGAAGTCCTTGGTCTGGGCCCCGCCGCAGCTGACGTCGGTCAGTTGGGCGCCGGTGCGCCGGGCGATGACGTGCGGGTAGTTGACCGTAGAGCGGGCGCACAGCAGCGGCGCGGTCGGGTCCAGCGGGAAGTTGCCGGACGCGGCGCTGTAACTGTCCCCGAGGGCCACGTACGGCAGCCGCTCGGTGGCGGATGCCTGGGCCGGCACGGCGACGCCGAGGGCGGCGACGGTGCCGGCTGCGGCAATCGTCGTGGTCAGTCGGCGCAGGGGCATACGGAGCTGCATCTCGGACTCCTTCGAACGCGGCACGGGCGGGCTCGAGCTGGGCCCAACACCCTTGTGGGGATGGGGGTTTCGGCTGGGCCGCGCTGAAGTTACTGGCAGGTTTGAATCATAGTCAATGCTTTGGACGGGGTCAGTGCGCGCGCGGCTGCCCATCGCGGTGTGTACGGGGTTCTGGTGAATTGCCCCTGAATTTCGCTACGTTGCCGACGTCCCGCCCACTCGCCGGTCGTCCGGCGCCCACCCAGGAGTCCCATGGCCCAGCAGCAGCAGCAGAAGAAGAAGAAGAAGAAGACGTTCCGTGCCATCGAGGTCGGCGACGGCGCGGACGGCCGCTGGGCCGCCCATGTGCAGGCCCAATGGCCTCAGATGGAGACCTGGCTGACCGAGGAGGGCCGCACTCCGGCAGGCCGGACCGAGGCCCGTGCCCTGTTCGAGGCGCATCTGCCCGAGCTGGTCCCCGTGCTCGACCGGCTGTCCGCCCAAGTTGACCGCCCCGACGGCGAGACCCTGCTCACCCACGCCGCGATACGGCCCTTCTTCTCCGGCTGCACCCAGATCGGCACCCGCCAATCCCTCCTGTGCAACTACGACTTCAACCCCGCCGACTGCGAAGGCACCCTCGTCTCCTCGCACTTCCTGCGCCCGGTC
Proteins encoded in this window:
- a CDS encoding SGNH/GDSL hydrolase family protein is translated as MQLRMPLRRLTTTIAAAGTVAALGVAVPAQASATERLPYVALGDSYSAASGNFPLDPTAPLLCARSTVNYPHVIARRTGAQLTDVSCGGAQTKDFAGSQYPGVAPQLDAVRGDTRLVTMTIGGNDNNTFISAILACGSAGILTGGKGSPCKDLYGSSFDDKIESGTYPAVRAALKAVRAKAPDARIAIIGYPWIVPAKADRSCFAKMPVAEGDVPYLRNLQGHLNQVIERAAAETGTMFVDMAAASEGHDACRPIGTRWIEPVLPHASLAVVHPNALGEAGMADRTVGALGLG